In a genomic window of Oncorhynchus masou masou isolate Uvic2021 chromosome 4, UVic_Omas_1.1, whole genome shotgun sequence:
- the LOC135520717 gene encoding endoplasmic reticulum resident protein 27 codes for MATLLSLILSLLAASVIAEDSALPSLNDVTAAEAFIEASEVVVIGFFETPSDETFGYKEFVEAAKTVKHIPVALCSDKEAWAKLGIVSDTISIFRKADNHQDNLQLSETKKVEADGLARFITMNELRYITEYNQVTAVGLFQSEVKGHLLLFINRGSSDYEVLKDRLGALAPEFVGKFLFVLVHGVKSNEKSLGYFGLTSRDLPRVGIYDRDSDMKWLMPEGEISTERVRKFCQSLILGNLKEVKQAGERVPKTEL; via the exons ATGGCCACGctgctctctctgattctctccctcCTGGCCGCCTCAGTCATAGCTGAAG aCAGCGCCCTCCCATCCCTGAATGATGTCACTGCAGCCGAGGCCTTCATCGAAGCCTCCGAGGTGGTCGTCATCGGGTTCTTTGAG acTCCCTCAGATGAGACTTTTGGTTACAAGGAGTTTGTGGAGGCAGCTAAGACTGTGAAGCATATCCCTGTGGCTCTATGCAGCGATAAGGAGGCATGGGCCAAACTCGGCATCGTGTCTGACACGATCTCCATCTTCAGAAAA gcagATAACCACCAAGACAACCTTCAGCTCTCTGAGACCAAGAAAGTGGAGGCGGACGGCCTTGCTCGCTTTATCACCATGAACGAGCTTCGCTACATCACCGAGTACAACCAAGTG acagcaGTGGGTCTGTTCCAGTCTGAGGTGAAGGGGCACCTCCTGCTCTTCATCAACAGGGGGAGTAGTGACTATGAAGTGCTCAAGGACCGACTAGGTGCTCTGGCCCCAGAATTTGTTGGGAAG TTCCTGTTTGTGCTGGTACACGGGGTGAAGTCCAATGAGAAATCTCTGGGCTACTTTGGCCTGACGTCACGTGACCTTCCCCGCGTGGGCATTTACGACCGCGACTCAGATATGAAGTGGCTCATGCCCGAGGGAGAGATCTCCACCGAACGTGTGCGGAAGTTCTGCCAGTCACTCATACTAGGCAATCTGAAG GAGGTGAAGCAGGCAGGAGAACGTGTTCCTAAAACTGAGttgtaa